One genomic segment of Stigmatopora argus isolate UIUO_Sarg chromosome 3, RoL_Sarg_1.0, whole genome shotgun sequence includes these proteins:
- the dnaja gene encoding dnaJ homolog subfamily A member 4, whose protein sequence is MVRETGYYDLLGVDPKASADEIKKAYRKLALKYHPDKNPNEGEKFKLISQAYDVLSDSKKRDLYDQGGEQAIKEGGMGGGSSPMDIFNMFFGGGGRMHRERRGKNIVHQLSVTLEDMYNGTTRKLALQKNIICEKCEGYGGKKGSLEKCSTCKGRGMQIKVQQIGPGMIQQIQSMCADCHGQGESFSSKDRCKICNGHKVERKKQILEVHIDKGMRDGQKITFHGEGDQEPELEPGDVIIVLDQKEHGAFKRIDDNLTMTMSIKLVEALCGFKKVINTLDDRTLLISSLPGEVIKNKDMKVIQSEGMPVYRSPYEKGQLFIQFQVEFPEKHWLPEHLMFQLERLLPPREDVLIIDDMEEVELCEVDERSKQRNYGGEAYDEDEEGGPRGGVQCQTQ, encoded by the exons ATGGTTCGTGAAACTGGCTACTACGACCTTCTTGGTGTGGACCCCAAAGCGTCTGCCGACGAAATAAAGAAAGCCTACAGGAAATTAGCCTTGAAATATCACCCGGACAAGAACCCTAATGAGGGCGAGAAG TTCAAACTCATCTCCCAAGCATACGACGTTCTCTCGGATTCCAAAAAGCGAGATCTGTATGACCAAGGTGGCGAACAAGCCATTAAAGAAGGCGGCATGGGCGGAGGCTCCTCCCCCATGGACATTTTCAACATGTTCTTCGGAGGTGGAGGAAGGATGCACAGAGAGAGGCGAG GAAAGAACATTGTTCACCAGCTGAGCGTGACGCTGGAGGACATGTACAATGGCACTACGCGGAAGCTGGCTCTTCAGAAGAACATCATATGTGAAAAGTGCGAAG GTTACGGTGGGAAGAAAGGTTCCTTGGAAAAATGCTCCACCTGCAAAGGAAGAGGAATGCAGATCAAAGTGCAGCAGATCGGCCCAGGCATGATTCAGCAGATTCAGAGCATGTGCGCCGATTGCCACGGCCAGGGCGAGTCCTTCAGCTCCAAGGACCGTTGCAAAATCTGCAATGGGCACAAAGTGGAACGCAAGAAGCAAATTCTTGAAGTCCACATCGATAAAG GCATGAGAGACGGTCAGAAGATCACATTTCACGGGGAAGGAGACCAAGAACCGGAGCTGGAGCCCGGCGACGTCATCATCGTGCTGGACCAGAAGGAGCACGGCGCTTTCAAACGGATCGACGACAACCTCACCATGACCATGAGTATCAAACTGGTAGAAGCCCTGTGCGGGTTCAAAAAGGTCATCAATACCCTGGATGACAGAACGCTCCTTATCAGTTCCCTACCAG GTGAAGTCATAAAGAACAAGGACATGAAAGTGATACAGAGCGAAGGCATGCCGGTTTACCGGAGCCCTTATGAAAAGGGACAACTTTTTATCCAATTTCAG GTGGAGTTTCCAGAAAAGCACTGGCTTCCGGAGCATCTGATGTTCCAGCTGGAGAGGTTGCTCCCCCCCAGGGAGGACGTGCTCATCATCGACGACATGGAGGAAGTGGAGCTCTGCGAGGTAGACGAGCGCTCCAAGCAGCGCAACTACGGCGGCGAAGCTTACGACGAAGACGAGGAAGGGGGTCCCCGAGGTGGGGTGCAGTGTCAGACGCAGTAA